In Mycobacterium sp. ITM-2016-00317, the genomic window GGGCGCAGATCGTGCTGACGGCCCACAGTCTCACCGTCGTCAACGACGGCGTCGACGAAACGGTGCTGCCGCAGTTGCACGGGCTGGGCGCGCTGGCCCAACGGGTGGCCGATCGCGGTGGCGAACTGACCGCGGCATCGGCCAACGGACAATTCCGCACGGCGGCAACATTTCCGGAGCAGGCGTCGTGACCACCGTGGTGCTGGCCGATGACGAGGTCCTGCTGCGCAAGGCGCTCGCATCGCTGCTGCCGCTGGAAGGCGACATCACGGTCCTCGCGGAGGCCGTCGACGGGGCCGATGCGGTCCGAGCCACGCTGTCCCACCAACCGGACGTGCTGGTGATCGACCTGGAGATGCCCGGGGTCGACGGTCTGGCGGCGGTCGCCGAGATCCGCCGGGTGTTGCCCGATCAGCGGATCCTGATGCTCACCCGGCACGCCCGCCCGGGGGTGCTGCGCAGCGCCTTGAAACTCGGGATCCAGGGTTTCGCCAGCAAATCCGCCGAACCGGCGCATCTTGCGGAGATCATCGCCGCGCTGCACGAGGGCCGGCGATGGATCGATCAGGACGTCTCGGCCGCCGCGATCGTCGACGACTGCCCGCTGACCGACCGTGAGGTCGACGTGCTGCGCGTGACCGGCCAGGGTTACTCGGTGGCCGAGATCGCCGCACAGCTGCACCTGGCGCAGGGCACGGTGCGCAACTATCTGTCCAGCGCCATGCAGAAGACCCAGACCCGCACCCGCCACGAAGCGGCCCGGTACGCACGCGAACACGACTGGCTCTGAACACATGACGTGACGTCACTGGTGGCGGGGCCGCCCGACTCCCATCCTGGAGAGCGTGAACACCATTCTGCGCCTGCTGGTGCCGATGCTCGCGGTCACGCTGACAGCGTGCGGCGCAAGCACTCCCACGACGTCGACGTCGACGTCGACGTCCTCCGGTCTCGAACGGTTCCACAGTCAGCAGATCGCGTGGGAACCGTGCGGCGACTACGCCACCACCTCGATCGAGACGGCGGTCTTCGACCGTGCGTCGACGGCGCAGTGCGGCCACCTCGAGGTTCCGCTCGACTACCAACAGCCGCAGGGCGACACCGTGCGTCTCGCGGTGATGCGGGTGCCCGCCCGCGGTGAGGCCCTCGGTTCGCTGGTGCTCAA contains:
- a CDS encoding response regulator transcription factor, which translates into the protein MTTVVLADDEVLLRKALASLLPLEGDITVLAEAVDGADAVRATLSHQPDVLVIDLEMPGVDGLAAVAEIRRVLPDQRILMLTRHARPGVLRSALKLGIQGFASKSAEPAHLAEIIAALHEGRRWIDQDVSAAAIVDDCPLTDREVDVLRVTGQGYSVAEIAAQLHLAQGTVRNYLSSAMQKTQTRTRHEAARYAREHDWL